Proteins from a single region of Pseudomonadota bacterium:
- a CDS encoding Ku protein → MAARALASASIAFGLVSIPVKLFAAVDSTHAVRFNQIHSKDGSRIKHQTVSAKTGELVPRSEIVKGYEFAKDQYVLFSPEELKALEATADQTIDVVEFIEASQVDHLMVDKAYFLGPDKGGARAYSLLAAALRKTGRAAIARYAARGRQHLVMVRAFEDGLMLEQLHYAQELRRFSELEVETTEVRDGELELAIQLIEQSASEQFDPEKYRDEVRERMLELIQRKVDGEDISVSPAEHADDKIIDIMEALKASIASRDGEESEARKPARKSAAAKKAPGKKKKKSSTSSTSSTARKRKAAGSGA, encoded by the coding sequence ATGGCAGCACGTGCGTTGGCCTCGGCCAGCATCGCCTTCGGTTTGGTCTCGATTCCGGTGAAGCTGTTCGCCGCCGTCGACTCTACTCACGCGGTGCGTTTCAACCAGATCCACAGCAAGGACGGCTCACGCATCAAGCACCAGACCGTCTCTGCCAAGACCGGCGAACTGGTCCCGCGCAGCGAGATCGTCAAGGGCTACGAGTTCGCCAAGGACCAGTACGTGCTGTTCTCCCCGGAGGAGCTAAAGGCGCTCGAAGCCACCGCCGACCAGACGATCGACGTAGTGGAATTCATCGAAGCATCGCAGGTCGATCACCTGATGGTGGATAAGGCCTACTTCCTCGGCCCGGACAAGGGCGGCGCGCGCGCGTACAGCTTGCTGGCTGCCGCCTTGCGCAAGACTGGGCGAGCGGCCATCGCACGCTACGCCGCGCGCGGGCGCCAGCACCTGGTGATGGTACGGGCCTTCGAAGATGGCTTAATGCTGGAGCAGCTGCACTACGCGCAGGAGCTACGTCGCTTCTCGGAGTTGGAGGTCGAGACGACGGAGGTTCGCGATGGCGAACTCGAGCTGGCAATTCAGCTCATCGAGCAGTCGGCCAGCGAGCAGTTCGATCCCGAGAAGTATCGCGACGAGGTGCGCGAGCGCATGCTGGAGCTGATCCAACGCAAGGTGGATGGCGAGGACATCAGCGTATCCCCGGCCGAGCACGCTGATGACAAGATCATCGACATCATGGAAGCGCTCAAGGCGAGCATCGCCTCGCGCGACGGCGAGGAGTCGGAGGCTCGCAAACCTGCGCGCAAGAGTGCCGCGGCAAAGAAAGCTCCTGGGAAAAAGAAGAAGAAATCCAGTACCAGCAGCACTAGCAGCACGGCGCGCAAACGTAAGGCCGCCGGGAGCGGCGCCTAG
- a CDS encoding MOSC domain-containing protein: MRTIETLMEQHAHHGEVQWIGLRTRRRGPVEVVSEAAIGASGLVGDRRQRPGKRAVTLFQWEHLPVIAALSAMASIDPALLRRNIGVSGLQLLALRNRPFRLGSAILVGTGLCAPCSYMEEALGKGGYNAVRGHGGICARVMREGEFARGDALVPLCANEAQALGQEPT; the protein is encoded by the coding sequence ATGCGCACGATTGAGACGCTCATGGAGCAGCACGCACACCATGGCGAGGTACAGTGGATCGGCTTGCGCACGCGTCGACGGGGTCCGGTGGAGGTCGTATCCGAAGCGGCGATCGGTGCGAGTGGCTTGGTCGGCGACCGACGCCAACGCCCAGGTAAGCGTGCGGTCACGCTCTTTCAATGGGAACACCTGCCGGTGATCGCCGCACTCAGCGCGATGGCATCGATCGACCCCGCCCTACTGCGACGAAATATCGGTGTCAGTGGACTGCAGCTGCTCGCGCTGCGCAATCGCCCGTTTCGCTTAGGATCAGCGATTCTGGTCGGCACGGGCCTCTGCGCCCCCTGTTCCTACATGGAGGAGGCGCTAGGAAAGGGAGGCTACAACGCCGTGCGTGGGCACGGCGGAATCTGCGCCCGCGTGATGCGGGAGGGCGAGTTTGCGCGCGGAGATGCGCTGGTACCACTATGCGCCAACGAGGCCCAAGCCCTGGGCCAGGAGCCCACGTGA
- a CDS encoding tetratricopeptide repeat protein, protein MTVASGAELTSSTSSNIAMRGYTTREAAQLAAISPDRVRSFARAGLLDAEREAASSQYRYSFRDIVLLRAARELEQAEVPARRIHAALRALRQRLPSRQPLTGVRITAEGDQVLVREQGKLWQPETGQVTFDFTVHDLAADAAPLVIASADAAEEDIATTAEDWFILGLDLESVDEADRAIVAYAQAIALDPRHADANINLGRLLHDTGDVRDAEQCYRRALASRPEHPTARFNLGVALEDQGRHAEAIAAYELALARDPNHADTHFNLSRLYELAGDRVTAFRHLRRYRDLTGHG, encoded by the coding sequence ATGACAGTCGCCAGCGGCGCCGAGCTAACGTCCTCGACCAGTAGCAACATCGCCATGCGCGGATACACCACCCGTGAAGCGGCACAGCTGGCCGCCATCTCTCCCGACCGCGTGCGCAGCTTCGCCCGCGCCGGACTGCTCGACGCCGAGCGCGAAGCGGCCAGCAGCCAGTACCGCTACAGCTTCCGCGATATCGTGCTGCTGCGCGCCGCGCGCGAACTCGAACAAGCCGAGGTCCCTGCGCGCCGGATCCACGCTGCCCTGCGCGCCCTTCGCCAACGGCTACCGTCACGTCAGCCGCTGACCGGCGTTCGTATCACTGCTGAAGGCGACCAGGTGCTGGTGCGTGAGCAGGGCAAGCTCTGGCAACCGGAGACCGGGCAAGTGACGTTCGACTTCACGGTCCATGACCTCGCGGCGGACGCGGCTCCCCTTGTGATTGCCAGCGCCGACGCCGCTGAAGAGGACATTGCAACCACCGCCGAAGACTGGTTCATCCTCGGTCTCGATCTCGAGTCGGTGGACGAAGCAGACCGTGCCATCGTGGCCTACGCCCAGGCGATCGCCTTGGATCCGCGACATGCTGACGCCAATATCAACCTGGGTCGACTGCTGCATGACACGGGCGACGTGCGCGACGCCGAGCAGTGCTACCGCCGCGCGTTGGCATCACGCCCCGAGCACCCCACGGCGCGCTTCAACCTAGGGGTAGCCCTCGAAGATCAAGGACGCCACGCCGAGGCCATTGCCGCCTACGAGCTCGCCCTGGCGCGCGACCCCAACCACGCAGATACGCACTTCAACCTGTCGCGCCTCTACGAGCTGGCCGGCGACCGCGTCACCGCCTTTCGCCATCTGCGCCGCTACCGCGACCTTACGGGCCACGGCTGA
- a CDS encoding EAL domain-containing protein produces MSRSLIVVLVGLLGNLALASASPPMYFEHLSVQDGLSQSTANVVQQDSQGFIWIGTESGLNRYDGYEVRRYQSRRDDPSSLPSDYVWDIEEDSDGNLWLATDGGGVVRWVRATDKFQSFAVDRDGRQSGGALSSGSVRSIALGADGKVWIGTRGGGLNRLDPATGRVDIFRAGDPGTGALASDEVRALLIDSRNRLWVGTVEGLHRYDASSGNFIRYTHDPEREESLSDNTVVAIAEDSAGSLWVGTFEGGLNRLVESALGTVSFEHFRADPETPGSLSHNYVRAIQSDSFGRLWVGTADGLNLFNAAEGTFSTYRNSKLDSHSLNGNYIMGLYEDAGGLLWVGTRSGGVSRWNPRSWSMGHFAGGWLDNSIVTALVADRDNKLWIGTLGSGLALLDPASRELRVDTPQLPLGPVLQDSRTMSLLIDQTESLWIGTMTGGVHRYDPISGETVVYRNVPGDPSTIGANGIMSLFEAADGGVWVGTHGGGVSMLDKATGRWQQWPHNPLDDHSLSGPRASVITQTPDGTIWVGTDNAGLNRFDPQIQGFHVFRSDRSDPNKLPSDAVFALHVTEEGTLWLGSAQGDLIEVDYSGASPGDVVFRSVEEVGLQLNAIYGIQSDEAGRLWLSTNNGLMRYNPLNGESKLYRRSHGLQGDEFNFAAHDRGDNGMLFFGGVNGLNAFFPDDVEDPARPPPVVITDIRIFNLPAQTEEPPSLVRALTLDHTEDMISFAFAALDFNAPGENRYEYRLVGFDRDWNTVGPLNQATYTNLDAGSYVFQVRAANSDGVWSGSRSIDVRVLPAPWETIWAYIAYVATALLLVLGLLLWQRQRHEREAAMRRLENFDKLTGLPNRKLFTERLQEAINEASERDEGMAVIHIDLDKFKRINDTLGQAVGDNVIKEISSRLAQEVTQSSDGVGRRELAHAGGDEFFIFVRHMSAMPEAERLASTLRTRICAPVQHGGQEFVITASIGIASYPEHGDSSEQLIAQADTATFKVKQEGGNAHVRYTRRMNSRQVQRFELENDLRTAIKQGELEIYFQPKFSARTFEIVGAEALLRWRHPTRGFVSPAEFIPIAEESGLIGDLGHFVSYAASQQQGIWKRNGFEVVPIAINLSAAEFHRGDPVETLRLATDVAEISPTLIEVEITESMLFHDLGEVARSLATLRELGFSLSVDDFGTGYSSLGYLRDLPLDALKIDRQFVSDIGEDAVSGPICEAIIGVAHSLGLRVIAEGIETEVQVRALQRSGCDEFQGFLFARPLTCTQFEYWLLNRRHPLGERYALPDSPEQVRAS; encoded by the coding sequence GTGAGTCGATCCCTGATAGTGGTCCTGGTAGGCCTGCTAGGCAATCTCGCCCTGGCGAGTGCCTCGCCACCGATGTACTTCGAGCATCTGTCCGTGCAGGACGGGCTCTCCCAGAGCACGGCCAACGTGGTGCAGCAGGACTCCCAAGGGTTTATCTGGATCGGCACCGAGAGCGGGCTAAACCGCTACGACGGCTACGAAGTGCGACGCTATCAGAGCCGCCGCGACGATCCCTCCAGCCTACCTAGCGACTATGTCTGGGACATCGAAGAGGACAGTGACGGCAATCTCTGGCTGGCGACGGACGGCGGTGGCGTGGTGCGTTGGGTGCGCGCCACAGACAAATTCCAATCCTTCGCAGTCGATCGCGATGGTCGCCAGTCCGGCGGGGCACTCTCCAGTGGATCGGTACGGTCGATCGCCCTCGGCGCAGACGGCAAGGTGTGGATTGGGACGCGCGGCGGCGGCTTGAACCGTCTCGATCCGGCCACCGGCAGAGTGGACATCTTTCGCGCCGGTGACCCGGGCACGGGGGCCTTGGCGAGCGATGAGGTGCGCGCGCTGCTGATCGACTCGCGCAACCGTCTGTGGGTCGGCACCGTAGAGGGGCTGCACCGCTACGACGCTAGCTCCGGTAACTTCATCCGCTACACCCATGATCCTGAGCGCGAAGAGTCTCTTAGTGATAACACGGTAGTCGCCATCGCCGAGGATAGCGCCGGCAGCCTATGGGTCGGTACCTTCGAAGGCGGGCTCAACCGGCTGGTCGAGTCGGCCCTCGGCACGGTCTCCTTTGAACACTTCAGAGCGGATCCGGAAACGCCAGGCAGTCTCTCACACAACTACGTTCGCGCGATCCAATCCGATAGCTTCGGGCGCCTTTGGGTGGGCACAGCTGATGGCCTCAACCTATTCAATGCGGCCGAAGGCACCTTCAGCACGTATCGCAATAGCAAGCTCGATTCCCACAGCCTCAACGGAAACTACATCATGGGGCTGTACGAAGACGCGGGCGGCCTACTCTGGGTGGGAACGCGCTCCGGTGGCGTCTCGCGTTGGAATCCGCGCTCGTGGTCAATGGGTCACTTCGCCGGTGGTTGGCTGGATAACTCGATCGTCACCGCGCTGGTAGCTGATCGCGACAACAAGCTGTGGATCGGCACCCTAGGCAGTGGTCTGGCGCTGCTCGACCCCGCTAGCCGCGAGCTGCGCGTCGATACGCCACAGCTCCCCCTCGGTCCGGTACTGCAGGACTCGCGCACGATGTCCCTGTTGATCGATCAGACGGAGAGCCTTTGGATTGGCACGATGACGGGCGGCGTGCATCGCTACGATCCCATCTCGGGTGAGACGGTCGTCTACAGAAACGTACCCGGGGATCCGAGCACCATAGGTGCAAACGGCATCATGTCCCTGTTTGAGGCGGCCGATGGCGGCGTCTGGGTGGGCACGCATGGTGGCGGCGTGAGCATGCTGGACAAGGCCACGGGCCGATGGCAGCAATGGCCCCACAACCCGCTCGATGACCACTCCCTGAGCGGTCCGCGCGCGAGCGTGATCACGCAAACGCCAGACGGCACGATATGGGTGGGCACAGACAACGCGGGGCTGAATCGCTTCGATCCGCAGATCCAGGGCTTCCACGTCTTTCGCAGTGACCGCAGCGATCCGAACAAGCTGCCGAGTGATGCGGTGTTCGCCCTTCACGTCACCGAGGAAGGCACCCTTTGGTTGGGCTCGGCGCAGGGCGATCTCATCGAGGTAGATTACTCCGGCGCTTCACCGGGCGACGTGGTGTTCCGCTCCGTCGAAGAGGTGGGTCTTCAGCTCAACGCTATCTACGGTATCCAGTCCGATGAGGCTGGACGCCTCTGGCTATCCACCAATAACGGCCTGATGCGGTACAACCCGCTCAATGGCGAGAGCAAGCTCTACCGTCGCAGCCATGGCCTGCAGGGCGATGAGTTCAACTTCGCCGCGCACGACCGGGGCGATAACGGCATGCTGTTCTTCGGTGGCGTCAACGGCTTGAACGCCTTCTTCCCGGATGACGTCGAGGACCCCGCGCGGCCACCGCCCGTCGTGATCACCGACATTCGCATCTTCAACCTTCCGGCTCAAACAGAGGAGCCGCCCTCGTTAGTGCGCGCCCTGACCCTCGATCATACGGAAGACATGATCTCCTTCGCCTTTGCAGCGCTCGACTTCAACGCCCCGGGTGAGAACCGCTACGAGTACCGCCTCGTGGGCTTCGATCGCGACTGGAATACGGTAGGGCCACTCAATCAAGCTACCTATACCAACCTCGATGCGGGTAGCTACGTATTCCAGGTGCGGGCGGCGAACAGCGACGGCGTGTGGAGCGGCAGTCGCTCTATCGATGTGCGCGTACTGCCAGCACCATGGGAGACGATCTGGGCGTATATCGCTTACGTCGCCACGGCCCTGCTGTTGGTGTTGGGTCTGCTCCTTTGGCAGCGCCAGCGCCACGAGCGCGAGGCGGCGATGCGCCGTCTCGAGAACTTCGATAAGTTAACGGGCTTGCCCAATCGCAAGCTGTTTACGGAGCGCCTGCAGGAGGCCATCAACGAGGCTTCCGAGCGCGATGAAGGCATGGCCGTCATCCACATCGACCTGGATAAGTTCAAGCGCATCAACGATACGCTTGGGCAGGCGGTAGGTGACAACGTCATCAAGGAGATCTCCTCGCGCCTCGCGCAGGAGGTGACCCAGTCGAGCGATGGCGTCGGTCGGCGCGAGCTCGCTCACGCGGGCGGCGATGAGTTCTTCATCTTCGTGCGTCACATGTCCGCAATGCCAGAAGCAGAGCGCCTGGCGAGCACCTTACGCACGCGCATTTGTGCGCCGGTCCAACACGGCGGTCAGGAGTTTGTAATCACCGCGAGTATCGGTATCGCCTCTTACCCCGAGCACGGCGATTCCTCCGAGCAGCTCATCGCCCAGGCGGACACAGCCACCTTCAAGGTCAAGCAGGAAGGGGGCAACGCCCACGTGCGCTACACGCGGCGCATGAATTCCCGCCAGGTACAGCGCTTCGAGCTCGAGAACGATCTACGTACGGCAATCAAGCAGGGCGAGCTGGAGATCTACTTCCAGCCGAAGTTTTCCGCGCGCACCTTCGAGATAGTGGGTGCCGAGGCGCTGCTGCGTTGGCGCCACCCAACGCGAGGATTTGTCTCGCCAGCGGAGTTTATTCCGATTGCAGAAGAGTCTGGCCTGATCGGCGATCTTGGCCATTTCGTCAGCTACGCGGCGAGCCAGCAGCAGGGCATATGGAAGCGCAACGGCTTTGAGGTCGTACCGATCGCCATCAATCTCTCAGCAGCAGAGTTCCATCGCGGCGATCCTGTGGAGACCTTGCGCTTGGCCACCGATGTGGCGGAGATCTCGCCGACACTGATCGAGGTGGAGATCACCGAGTCGATGCTGTTCCACGACCTCGGCGAGGTGGCGCGTTCCCTGGCGACCCTGCGTGAGCTTGGTTTCTCCCTGTCCGTTGACGACTTCGGGACGGGCTACTCATCGCTCGGCTACCTGCGTGACTTGCCGCTCGATGCTCTGAAGATCGATCGCCAGTTCGTGTCCGATATCGGGGAGGATGCGGTCAGCGGTCCGATCTGCGAGGCCATTATCGGCGTCGCGCACAGTCTAGGGCTGCGGGTGATCGCCGAAGGTATCGAGACGGAGGTGCAGGTGCGCGCGCTTCAGCGCTCGGGCTGCGATGAGTTCCAGGGCTTCCTGTTCGCCCGCCCGCTCACCTGTACGCAGTTCGAGTACTGGCTCCTCAATCGACGTCATCCCTTAGGCGAGCGCTACGCTCTGCCGGACTCGCCGGAACAGGTGCGCGCCAGTTAG
- a CDS encoding DUF885 domain-containing protein encodes MKVTAIVTARSVRRRCGGSSPLKGHAPLALVLFSAFVSATQATEPSMSAAAQVVAIGNDYVAARLDALPELVYLGLGGRDAESRVDHGALADNSPEGLARGRQLEDTLLARLDTIEAEALRKESTSAWVLWVSLREQLDAARALRVCRGELWSLNHMSGWQTLYPRVARGQPLASAADRSAALRRWSGFPAYIAAQESWLRRGLDAGYSVPVSVVDRVLGQLDRLLTAKPEDSALAAFATRSENAPYRTQALALLRDRILPAVRRHRDFLSAHYRPRARTTLGIDALPEGERCYGAWLRHYTTLPISAQAMFARGSAAVSANRQAVIDAGAIAYDSNDVGEIIHRNNVAPNNRFSSREEFIAYAGQTASAARDKINPYFTSLPKQHARVAPYAEYLAGSGQSSRYERSAKVSIPATFRIATDGWERATRGSTQVLAVHEVWPGHHLQIATANERLHLHPAVSMTANAAYLEGWARYAEALAEEAGVYDVFAKITRRAWPARGMVVDPGIHVFGWSRARAVAFLRESGRFAGEQADVMIDRIAVLPGQLTAYDTGALEITALRQEAEQALGEQFALPAFHDAVLSHGVLPLAALRGEVQRWVGAQAHEHGNVQP; translated from the coding sequence GTGAAGGTCACCGCCATCGTGACGGCGCGCTCGGTCAGGCGACGGTGCGGCGGCTCATCGCCGCTCAAAGGCCACGCACCGCTAGCCCTGGTGCTGTTCAGTGCCTTTGTGAGTGCCACACAGGCCACGGAGCCTTCCATGTCTGCTGCGGCGCAAGTCGTTGCGATAGGCAACGACTACGTGGCCGCTAGGCTCGACGCCCTACCCGAACTCGTCTACTTGGGACTGGGGGGCAGGGACGCCGAATCTCGAGTCGATCACGGCGCGCTCGCGGACAACTCCCCCGAGGGCTTGGCGCGTGGACGGCAGCTGGAGGACACCCTCCTCGCTCGCTTGGATACGATTGAAGCCGAGGCCCTGCGGAAGGAGTCTACTAGTGCGTGGGTGCTCTGGGTGAGTCTCCGCGAGCAGCTCGACGCAGCGCGCGCCCTACGGGTCTGCCGCGGTGAGCTGTGGAGCCTAAACCACATGAGCGGCTGGCAAACACTGTACCCGCGGGTCGCCCGTGGACAGCCCCTCGCCAGTGCTGCCGATCGCTCGGCTGCCTTGCGTCGGTGGTCGGGTTTTCCTGCCTACATCGCGGCACAGGAGAGCTGGCTGCGCCGCGGCCTAGACGCTGGCTACAGCGTGCCCGTGAGCGTGGTCGATCGCGTACTCGGGCAGCTCGACCGACTGCTTACCGCGAAACCGGAAGACTCGGCACTCGCCGCCTTCGCAACCCGAAGCGAGAACGCACCGTACCGCACGCAAGCACTGGCCCTGCTCAGGGATCGCATCCTGCCCGCCGTAAGGCGCCACCGCGACTTTCTCTCGGCCCACTACCGCCCTCGCGCCCGCACCACGCTCGGCATCGACGCCCTGCCCGAAGGCGAGCGGTGCTACGGCGCGTGGCTGCGCCACTACACCACCCTACCCATCAGTGCGCAGGCGATGTTCGCGCGGGGCTCAGCTGCCGTAAGCGCCAATCGACAAGCTGTGATCGACGCCGGCGCGATCGCCTACGACTCCAACGACGTGGGTGAGATCATCCACCGCAACAACGTAGCACCGAACAATAGATTTAGCTCACGGGAGGAGTTCATCGCCTACGCCGGGCAGACGGCGAGCGCTGCCCGCGATAAAATCAACCCCTACTTTACATCCCTGCCGAAGCAGCACGCGAGGGTAGCGCCCTACGCTGAATACCTGGCGGGCTCTGGACAGAGCTCGCGCTACGAACGAAGCGCAAAGGTGTCGATCCCAGCCACCTTCCGCATCGCCACAGACGGCTGGGAGCGGGCGACCCGAGGCTCCACCCAGGTGCTGGCGGTGCACGAGGTGTGGCCGGGCCATCACCTGCAGATCGCCACCGCCAACGAACGTCTCCACCTGCACCCCGCCGTCTCCATGACCGCCAACGCCGCCTATCTCGAGGGTTGGGCACGCTACGCGGAGGCGCTCGCCGAGGAGGCGGGTGTCTACGATGTCTTCGCGAAGATCACGCGGCGCGCCTGGCCCGCGCGCGGCATGGTGGTCGATCCAGGCATTCACGTGTTCGGCTGGAGTCGAGCGCGTGCGGTCGCCTTTCTCCGTGAGTCTGGCCGCTTCGCCGGCGAGCAGGCCGACGTCATGATCGATCGCATCGCCGTACTGCCTGGACAACTGACCGCCTACGATACGGGCGCGCTGGAGATCACCGCCCTGCGTCAGGAAGCGGAGCAAGCCCTGGGTGAGCAGTTCGCCTTGCCCGCCTTCCACGACGCCGTCCTCAGCCACGGTGTTCTGCCGCTCGCCGCCCTGCGCGGCGAGGTGCAACGGTGGGTCGGCGCCCAGGCGCACGAGCACGGCAACGTGCAACCATGA
- a CDS encoding alpha/beta hydrolase-fold protein, with protein sequence MFRKHDLVPTKHMDRPMHLWRYGHFGPPVLVLPSAAGMAHEWEAGGMIETLGDWLEAGRLKLYCTESNVAEAWTRKEGPPQWRIRRHMAFERYLVEELVPLIRRDCESEDIPIAVTGTSMGAFYAANLALKFPRIFRYALCMSGRYHATRLTDGFTNEDVYFNNPMAYVANMSGGYLDAVRENTHLTLVCGQGKWEDGNIEDTAALGELLTSMGISCETDLWGHDVDHDWAWWRRQVRHHFARALVS encoded by the coding sequence ATGTTTAGGAAGCACGACCTCGTTCCCACCAAGCACATGGACCGACCGATGCACCTTTGGCGCTACGGCCATTTCGGCCCCCCGGTGCTGGTGCTTCCCTCCGCGGCGGGGATGGCCCACGAGTGGGAGGCCGGCGGCATGATCGAGACCTTGGGCGATTGGCTAGAAGCGGGCCGCCTGAAGCTGTACTGCACCGAGAGCAACGTGGCCGAGGCATGGACGCGCAAAGAAGGCCCACCGCAATGGCGGATCCGTCGCCACATGGCCTTCGAACGCTACCTCGTCGAGGAGCTGGTGCCGCTGATTCGTAGGGACTGTGAGAGCGAGGACATCCCCATCGCCGTCACCGGCACGAGCATGGGCGCCTTCTACGCGGCCAACCTAGCGCTAAAGTTCCCGCGCATCTTCCGCTACGCGCTGTGCATGAGCGGACGCTACCACGCGACGCGCCTTACGGATGGCTTCACCAACGAAGATGTCTACTTCAACAACCCGATGGCCTACGTCGCCAACATGAGTGGCGGCTACCTCGACGCAGTACGCGAAAACACCCATCTGACGCTCGTGTGCGGCCAGGGCAAGTGGGAGGACGGCAACATCGAGGACACGGCTGCGCTAGGCGAGCTACTCACCTCAATGGGCATCAGCTGCGAGACCGACCTGTGGGGCCACGACGTGGACCATGACTGGGCCTGGTGGCGCCGCCAGGTGCGCCATCACTTCGCGCGCGCCCTGGTGAGTTAG
- a CDS encoding EAL domain-containing protein — MSTLQEMLGTSLPDTLLIIDRQGVVLDACAGTDGFLFDASPCGRHLSDFWPTEAGEAIQREARKVLKSRRPQSARLTLPGADGQDLECEARFRAHGRTTVLVVLRAADSLREEATVVGLASTSVDHDTETGLRTRHWLTARAIDCFNDARLREDSVAMVVIEFPQLDTINASFGRDVSVKILQLASDRIGARIRRRRDQSERDEIALLARDAIGLVVPGVTGASQVTPLAERISETLAAPFAVEGREFAVKCGIGISLFPRDGNDAEVLLQNAYAALHDRTGQFRARPAFYSDTMPQRSLSRLDVQDELRMAIEQGQLKLRHSPVVNAASGEILAVQVRPVLESPMRGEIGSSRLISFAESTGLSALLLQRTLELALSSVPEVLGNELVDSAVIRFQAQIGQLSEELPNLLKAQCRERGIAPEQICVTAPERAVMRGDTAATLVGLARLGVQVMLREFGAERIRLTDLAAQPFRGVELSNALVQQLRSQSGQRMCNAVARFVHALDMKVGATSVDNSDEVTLLTRYGCDEVAGPLFGEDLSADDLAELLALQRRGIVRYYNQ, encoded by the coding sequence ATGAGTACGCTGCAGGAAATGCTGGGCACCAGCCTGCCGGACACGCTGTTGATCATCGATCGCCAAGGCGTGGTGTTGGATGCGTGCGCTGGCACGGACGGGTTTCTGTTCGACGCCAGCCCATGTGGTCGTCATCTATCGGACTTCTGGCCGACGGAGGCGGGCGAGGCGATCCAGCGCGAAGCTCGCAAGGTGCTTAAGTCACGTCGACCACAGTCGGCGCGCCTGACCCTGCCGGGCGCCGACGGGCAGGATCTGGAGTGCGAGGCACGCTTCAGAGCCCACGGTCGAACAACGGTCCTGGTGGTGCTCCGCGCGGCCGACAGCCTGCGCGAAGAGGCGACAGTGGTCGGCCTGGCCAGCACCAGCGTCGATCATGACACGGAGACCGGCCTTCGCACTCGCCACTGGCTCACCGCGCGCGCGATCGACTGTTTCAACGACGCGCGCCTGCGCGAGGACTCGGTGGCGATGGTGGTCATTGAGTTTCCGCAGCTCGACACGATCAACGCCTCCTTCGGCCGCGACGTAAGTGTGAAAATTCTGCAGCTGGCCTCCGATCGCATCGGCGCCCGCATTAGGCGCCGGCGCGACCAGAGCGAACGCGACGAGATCGCCCTGCTCGCGCGCGACGCAATCGGCCTGGTGGTGCCCGGGGTGACCGGCGCCTCTCAGGTCACGCCACTAGCCGAGCGCATCAGCGAGACCCTGGCCGCCCCCTTTGCCGTGGAGGGTCGCGAGTTTGCGGTGAAGTGCGGTATCGGTATCTCCCTGTTCCCTCGCGACGGCAACGACGCGGAGGTGCTGCTGCAAAACGCCTACGCCGCCCTGCACGATCGCACGGGCCAATTCCGTGCGCGACCCGCCTTTTACAGCGACACCATGCCGCAACGCAGCCTGTCCCGCCTCGACGTGCAGGATGAGCTGCGCATGGCCATCGAACAGGGGCAACTGAAGTTGCGCCATTCGCCGGTGGTCAATGCCGCCTCGGGGGAGATCCTCGCAGTGCAGGTGCGCCCCGTACTCGAGTCTCCCATGCGCGGGGAGATCGGCTCCTCGCGCCTGATCAGCTTCGCCGAGTCGACCGGTCTGTCGGCGCTGCTGTTGCAGCGGACGCTGGAGCTCGCCCTGTCGAGCGTGCCGGAAGTACTGGGTAATGAGCTGGTCGACAGTGCGGTGATCCGCTTTCAAGCCCAGATCGGTCAGCTCAGCGAGGAGCTACCGAATCTGCTCAAAGCGCAGTGTCGCGAGCGCGGCATCGCACCGGAGCAGATATGTGTCACGGCCCCTGAGCGGGCGGTAATGCGCGGCGACACGGCCGCCACGCTAGTGGGCCTCGCGCGCCTCGGAGTGCAGGTGATGCTGCGTGAGTTCGGCGCCGAACGGATTCGCTTGACCGATTTGGCCGCCCAGCCATTTCGCGGGGTGGAGCTGTCGAACGCCCTCGTGCAACAGCTGCGCAGTCAATCCGGGCAGCGCATGTGCAACGCCGTCGCGCGCTTCGTCCACGCCCTCGATATGAAGGTCGGCGCCACATCGGTGGACAACTCCGACGAAGTCACCCTGCTCACGCGCTACGGGTGTGACGAGGTGGCAGGGCCACTGTTCGGAGAGGATCTCAGCGCAGATGATCTGGCAGAGCTCCTCGCCCTGCAGCGCCGCGGGATCGTCCGCTACTACAACCAGTAG